A stretch of the Streptomyces sp. NBC_01428 genome encodes the following:
- a CDS encoding YigZ family protein has protein sequence MQDEYRTVARAGVHETEINRSRFLCALAPAATEQEAQDFIAAVRKRHADASHNCSAYVIGADAAVQKASDDGEPGGTAGVPMLQMLLRRDMRYVVAVVTRYYGGIKLGAGGLIRAYGGSVGEALDELGTITRRRFRLATVTVDHQRAGKVENDLRSTGREVRDVRYGEAVTIEIGLPDADVDAFRAWLADATAGAAGFELGGEAYGDV, from the coding sequence ATGCAGGACGAGTACCGCACCGTGGCCCGCGCGGGTGTGCACGAGACCGAGATCAACCGCTCCCGCTTCCTGTGCGCCCTCGCCCCGGCCGCCACCGAGCAGGAGGCCCAGGACTTCATCGCCGCCGTCCGCAAGCGGCACGCCGACGCGAGCCACAACTGCTCCGCCTACGTCATCGGGGCCGACGCGGCCGTGCAGAAGGCGAGCGACGACGGCGAACCGGGCGGCACCGCGGGCGTCCCCATGCTCCAGATGCTGCTGCGCCGCGACATGCGGTACGTCGTCGCCGTCGTCACCCGCTACTACGGCGGGATCAAGCTCGGCGCCGGTGGACTGATCAGGGCGTACGGCGGCTCGGTGGGCGAAGCGCTGGACGAACTGGGCACCATCACCCGGCGCCGGTTCCGGCTGGCGACCGTCACCGTCGACCACCAGCGGGCCGGCAAGGTGGAGAACGATCTCCGCTCCACCGGGCGCGAGGTGCGTGATGTTCGTTACGGCGAGGCGGTCACCATCGAGATCGGGCTGCCGGACGCCGACGTGGACGCGTTCCGCGCCTGGCTGGCCGACGCGACCGCGGGGGCGGCCGGGTTCGAGCTGGGCGGAGAGGCCTACGGAGACGTGTGA